One window of Parus major isolate Abel chromosome 12, Parus_major1.1, whole genome shotgun sequence genomic DNA carries:
- the CPNE9 gene encoding copine-9 isoform X2 gives MAAPGALEPAAGSVPGTKVELTVSCRNLLDMDTFSKSDPVVVLYVQVSGSSEWKEFGRTEVIDNTLNPDFVRKFVLDYYFEEKQNLRFDVYNVDSKSCSALKQDFLGQAFVALGEVIGSQRGRLERPLTGVPGKRCGTILLLAEELSNCRDIVTMQLCANKLDKKDFFGKSDPFLVFYRSNEDGTFTICHKTEVVKNTLNPVWQPFTIPVRALCNGDYDRTVKIDVYDWDRDGSHDFIGEFATSYRELSRAQSQFTVYEVLNPRKKCKKKKYVNSGTVTLLSFSVESEFTFVDYIRGGTQLNFTVAIDFTASNGLPSQPTSLHYVSPYQLSAYALALKAVGEIIQDYDSDKLFPAYGFGAKVPPDGKISHQFPLNNNAENPSCAGIEGVLESYLQSLRTVQLYGPTNFAPVINQVAGTAAQVTDGSQYHVLLIITDGVISDMLQTKEAIVTASSLPMSIIIVGVGPAEFEAMEELDGDEVRLSSRGRYAERDIVQFVPFRDYVDDSGNQVLSMARLAKDVLAEIPEQLLSYMKTRDIKPRRAGPE, from the exons ATGGCGGCTCCGGGAGCTCTGGAGCCGGCGGCCGGCAGCGTGCCGGGCACCAAGGTGGAGCTCACCGTGTCCTGCCG GAACCTGCTGGACATGGACACTTTCTCCAAATCCGACCCAG TGGTGGTGCTCTATGTGCAGGTCTCGGGGAGCAGCGAGTGGAAGGAG TTCGGACGCACCGAGGTGATCGACAACACCCTGAACCCCGACTTTGTCCGCAAGTTTGTCCTCGACTACTACTTCGAGGAGAAGCAAAACCTCCGCTTTGATGT CTACAACGTGGACTCCAAGAGCTGCTCCGCTTTAAAGCAG GACTTCCTGGGTCAGGCATTTGTGGCACTGGGAGAGGTGATTGGGTCCCAGCGGGGACGCCTAGAGAGACCCCTGAC GGGTGTCCCAGGGAAGCGGTGTGGGaccatcctgctgctggccGAGGAGCTGAGCAACTGCCGG gacatCGTCACGATGCAGCTGTGCGCCAACAAGCTGGATAAGAAGGACTTTTTTGGAAAATCCGATCCTTTCCTCGTCTTCTATCGTAGCAATGAGGATGGCAC CTTTACAATCTGCCATAAGACAGAGGTGGTGAAGAACACACTCAACCCGGTGTGGCAGCCCTTCACCATCCCCGTGCGCGCCCTCTGCAACGGTGACTATGACCG GACAGTGAAGATAGATGTGTACGACTGGGACCGAGATGGGAG CCATGACTTCATTGGGGAATTTGCCACCAGCTACCGGGAGCTCTCACGAGCACAGAGTCAGTTCACAGTGTATGAG GTGCTGAATCccagaaagaaatgcaagaagaagaaatatgtgAATTCTGGCACC GTGACGCTGCTCTCCTTCTCTGTTGAGTCTGAGTTCACCTTCGTTGACTACATACGGGGCGG GACACAGCTGAATTTCACTGTTGCCATTGACTTCACGGCCTCCAATG GGTTGCCATCACAGCCCACCTCGCTGCACTACGTGAGCCCCTACCAGCTGAGCGCCTATGCCCTGGCACTGAAGGCAGTGGGGGAAATCATCCAGGACTACGACAGTGACAAGCTCTTCCCTGCCTACGGCTTTGGTGCCAAAGTCCCACCTGATGGCAAGATCTCCCACCAGTTTCCTCTG AACAACAATGCGGAGaaccccagctgtgctggcattGAAGGCGTGCTGGAGTCCTACCTCCAAAGCCTGCGCACCGTCCAGCTCTATGGTCCTACCAACTTTGCTCCCGTCATCAACCAGGTGGCTGG GACAGCCGCCCAGGTGACTGATGGCTCACAATACCATGTCCTCCTCATCATCACTGATGGTGTCATCTCTGACATGCTGCAAACCAAGGAAGCCATTGTCACC GCTTCCTCCCTGCCCATGTCCATCATCATTGTGGGAGTAGGTCCAGCTGAGTTTGAGG CCATGGAGGAGCTGGATGGTGATGAGGTACGGTTGTCTTCCCGGGGACGGTATGCTGAGAGGGACATTGTACAG TTTGTGCCATTTCGGGATTACGTGGATGACTCAGGCAACCAGGTGCTGAGCATGGCCCGCCTGGCCAAGGATGTGCTGGCTGAGATCCCCGAGCAGCTTCTCTCTTACATGAAGACCCGTGACATCAAGCCTCGCCGGGCAGGTCCCGAGTAG
- the CPNE9 gene encoding copine-9 isoform X1, which produces MAAPGALEPAAGSVPGTKVELTVSCRNLLDMDTFSKSDPVVVLYVQVSGSSEWKEFGRTEVIDNTLNPDFVRKFVLDYYFEEKQNLRFDVYNVDSKSCSALKQKDFLGQAFVALGEVIGSQRGRLERPLTGVPGKRCGTILLLAEELSNCRDIVTMQLCANKLDKKDFFGKSDPFLVFYRSNEDGTFTICHKTEVVKNTLNPVWQPFTIPVRALCNGDYDRTVKIDVYDWDRDGSHDFIGEFATSYRELSRAQSQFTVYEVLNPRKKCKKKKYVNSGTVTLLSFSVESEFTFVDYIRGGTQLNFTVAIDFTASNGLPSQPTSLHYVSPYQLSAYALALKAVGEIIQDYDSDKLFPAYGFGAKVPPDGKISHQFPLNNNAENPSCAGIEGVLESYLQSLRTVQLYGPTNFAPVINQVAGTAAQVTDGSQYHVLLIITDGVISDMLQTKEAIVTASSLPMSIIIVGVGPAEFEAMEELDGDEVRLSSRGRYAERDIVQFVPFRDYVDDSGNQVLSMARLAKDVLAEIPEQLLSYMKTRDIKPRRAGPE; this is translated from the exons ATGGCGGCTCCGGGAGCTCTGGAGCCGGCGGCCGGCAGCGTGCCGGGCACCAAGGTGGAGCTCACCGTGTCCTGCCG GAACCTGCTGGACATGGACACTTTCTCCAAATCCGACCCAG TGGTGGTGCTCTATGTGCAGGTCTCGGGGAGCAGCGAGTGGAAGGAG TTCGGACGCACCGAGGTGATCGACAACACCCTGAACCCCGACTTTGTCCGCAAGTTTGTCCTCGACTACTACTTCGAGGAGAAGCAAAACCTCCGCTTTGATGT CTACAACGTGGACTCCAAGAGCTGCTCCGCTTTAAAGCAG AAG GACTTCCTGGGTCAGGCATTTGTGGCACTGGGAGAGGTGATTGGGTCCCAGCGGGGACGCCTAGAGAGACCCCTGAC GGGTGTCCCAGGGAAGCGGTGTGGGaccatcctgctgctggccGAGGAGCTGAGCAACTGCCGG gacatCGTCACGATGCAGCTGTGCGCCAACAAGCTGGATAAGAAGGACTTTTTTGGAAAATCCGATCCTTTCCTCGTCTTCTATCGTAGCAATGAGGATGGCAC CTTTACAATCTGCCATAAGACAGAGGTGGTGAAGAACACACTCAACCCGGTGTGGCAGCCCTTCACCATCCCCGTGCGCGCCCTCTGCAACGGTGACTATGACCG GACAGTGAAGATAGATGTGTACGACTGGGACCGAGATGGGAG CCATGACTTCATTGGGGAATTTGCCACCAGCTACCGGGAGCTCTCACGAGCACAGAGTCAGTTCACAGTGTATGAG GTGCTGAATCccagaaagaaatgcaagaagaagaaatatgtgAATTCTGGCACC GTGACGCTGCTCTCCTTCTCTGTTGAGTCTGAGTTCACCTTCGTTGACTACATACGGGGCGG GACACAGCTGAATTTCACTGTTGCCATTGACTTCACGGCCTCCAATG GGTTGCCATCACAGCCCACCTCGCTGCACTACGTGAGCCCCTACCAGCTGAGCGCCTATGCCCTGGCACTGAAGGCAGTGGGGGAAATCATCCAGGACTACGACAGTGACAAGCTCTTCCCTGCCTACGGCTTTGGTGCCAAAGTCCCACCTGATGGCAAGATCTCCCACCAGTTTCCTCTG AACAACAATGCGGAGaaccccagctgtgctggcattGAAGGCGTGCTGGAGTCCTACCTCCAAAGCCTGCGCACCGTCCAGCTCTATGGTCCTACCAACTTTGCTCCCGTCATCAACCAGGTGGCTGG GACAGCCGCCCAGGTGACTGATGGCTCACAATACCATGTCCTCCTCATCATCACTGATGGTGTCATCTCTGACATGCTGCAAACCAAGGAAGCCATTGTCACC GCTTCCTCCCTGCCCATGTCCATCATCATTGTGGGAGTAGGTCCAGCTGAGTTTGAGG CCATGGAGGAGCTGGATGGTGATGAGGTACGGTTGTCTTCCCGGGGACGGTATGCTGAGAGGGACATTGTACAG TTTGTGCCATTTCGGGATTACGTGGATGACTCAGGCAACCAGGTGCTGAGCATGGCCCGCCTGGCCAAGGATGTGCTGGCTGAGATCCCCGAGCAGCTTCTCTCTTACATGAAGACCCGTGACATCAAGCCTCGCCGGGCAGGTCCCGAGTAG
- the CPNE9 gene encoding copine-9 isoform X3, with amino-acid sequence MAAPGALEPAAGSVPGTKVELTVSCRNLLDMDTFSKSDPVVVLYVQVSGSSEWKEFGRTEVIDNTLNPDFVRKFVLDYYFEEKQNLRFDVYNVDSKSCSALKQKDFLGQAFVALGEVIGSQRGRLERPLTGVPGKRCGTILLLAEELSNCRDIVTMQLCANKLDKKDFFGKSDPFLVFYRSNEDGTFTICHKTEVVKNTLNPVWQPFTIPVRALCNGDYDRTVKIDVYDWDRDGSHDFIGEFATSYRELSRAQSQFTVYEVLNPRKKCKKKKYVNSGTVTLLSFSVESEFTFVDYIRGGTQLNFTVAIDFTASNGLPSQPTSLHYVSPYQLSAYALALKAVGEIIQDYDSDKLFPAYGFGAKVPPDGKISHQFPLNNNAENPSCAGIEGVLESYLQSLRTVQLYGPTNFAPVINQVAGTAAQVTDGSQYHVLLIITDGVISDMLQTKEAIVTASSLPMSIIIVGVGPAEFEAVTPSHGGAGW; translated from the exons ATGGCGGCTCCGGGAGCTCTGGAGCCGGCGGCCGGCAGCGTGCCGGGCACCAAGGTGGAGCTCACCGTGTCCTGCCG GAACCTGCTGGACATGGACACTTTCTCCAAATCCGACCCAG TGGTGGTGCTCTATGTGCAGGTCTCGGGGAGCAGCGAGTGGAAGGAG TTCGGACGCACCGAGGTGATCGACAACACCCTGAACCCCGACTTTGTCCGCAAGTTTGTCCTCGACTACTACTTCGAGGAGAAGCAAAACCTCCGCTTTGATGT CTACAACGTGGACTCCAAGAGCTGCTCCGCTTTAAAGCAG AAG GACTTCCTGGGTCAGGCATTTGTGGCACTGGGAGAGGTGATTGGGTCCCAGCGGGGACGCCTAGAGAGACCCCTGAC GGGTGTCCCAGGGAAGCGGTGTGGGaccatcctgctgctggccGAGGAGCTGAGCAACTGCCGG gacatCGTCACGATGCAGCTGTGCGCCAACAAGCTGGATAAGAAGGACTTTTTTGGAAAATCCGATCCTTTCCTCGTCTTCTATCGTAGCAATGAGGATGGCAC CTTTACAATCTGCCATAAGACAGAGGTGGTGAAGAACACACTCAACCCGGTGTGGCAGCCCTTCACCATCCCCGTGCGCGCCCTCTGCAACGGTGACTATGACCG GACAGTGAAGATAGATGTGTACGACTGGGACCGAGATGGGAG CCATGACTTCATTGGGGAATTTGCCACCAGCTACCGGGAGCTCTCACGAGCACAGAGTCAGTTCACAGTGTATGAG GTGCTGAATCccagaaagaaatgcaagaagaagaaatatgtgAATTCTGGCACC GTGACGCTGCTCTCCTTCTCTGTTGAGTCTGAGTTCACCTTCGTTGACTACATACGGGGCGG GACACAGCTGAATTTCACTGTTGCCATTGACTTCACGGCCTCCAATG GGTTGCCATCACAGCCCACCTCGCTGCACTACGTGAGCCCCTACCAGCTGAGCGCCTATGCCCTGGCACTGAAGGCAGTGGGGGAAATCATCCAGGACTACGACAGTGACAAGCTCTTCCCTGCCTACGGCTTTGGTGCCAAAGTCCCACCTGATGGCAAGATCTCCCACCAGTTTCCTCTG AACAACAATGCGGAGaaccccagctgtgctggcattGAAGGCGTGCTGGAGTCCTACCTCCAAAGCCTGCGCACCGTCCAGCTCTATGGTCCTACCAACTTTGCTCCCGTCATCAACCAGGTGGCTGG GACAGCCGCCCAGGTGACTGATGGCTCACAATACCATGTCCTCCTCATCATCACTGATGGTGTCATCTCTGACATGCTGCAAACCAAGGAAGCCATTGTCACC GCTTCCTCCCTGCCCATGTCCATCATCATTGTGGGAGTAGGTCCAGCTGAGTTTGAGG CTGTCACCCCCAGCCATGGAGGAGCTGGATGGTGA